The Verrucomicrobiia bacterium genome has a window encoding:
- the recG gene encoding ATP-dependent DNA helicase RecG, whose amino-acid sequence MPPVRHSEGATGLDAPVGVLRGVGGDRGAQLERLGIRTIGDLLLHRPRRYEDRRQFVALRDVVDGASVAVRARVVTLGVNRFRSGKSVFVMVVDDGTARLHCRWWNLPFLERVFAVGDDLLVFGRVQSLRPRTMDHPETEKVVSGDEETVHLNRWVPVYPLTEGLAQRPLRSLVWQALQQFGERVAEPRPELGLAGGGLPVPEAAGELSLQGTSEPCPARREALRAVHFPDSPAAAARARRRLALDEFVELQWRLLKRRRHLERHATALPCAGDNRWMRPFLAGVGFPLTGAQTRVLREIRAGLRGPVPMRRLLQGDVGSGKTLVAQCAALMTLEAGFSVAVMAPTEILAGQLADGFRTALAPFGIEVSLVTGSRKPAADAGAGRPMPDGTPSVVVGTQALIQPGFQMERLGLVIIDEQHKFGVAERNRLLRKGRYPHLLVMTATPIPRTLALTVYGDLDVSILDELPPGRRPVRTHVRSREALPKVWEFIRTGLARGRQAYVVYPRVEGGEAVPEEVKAVTRDWEQVRRELAPHAVGMLHGRMSAADKSAVMLEFREGRLGVLLATSVVEVGLDVPNATIMLVENAERFGLAQLHQLRGRIGRGAHESHCILVAGPGATPEGAERLEVVASCPDGFALAEADLRLRGPGELAGRDQSGAPPLRFGDLREDRTLVEFARQRVRAVLEA is encoded by the coding sequence GTGCCACCCGTCCGACATTCCGAGGGTGCCACCGGCCTGGACGCCCCCGTTGGAGTGCTGCGGGGCGTGGGGGGCGACCGCGGGGCTCAGCTTGAACGCCTTGGAATCCGCACCATTGGAGACCTCCTGCTGCACCGACCCCGGCGGTATGAGGACCGGCGACAGTTCGTGGCGCTGCGCGACGTGGTGGACGGGGCATCGGTTGCGGTCCGGGCCCGGGTCGTGACCCTCGGAGTCAACCGGTTTCGCAGCGGCAAAAGCGTCTTTGTGATGGTCGTGGATGACGGGACGGCACGCCTCCATTGCCGGTGGTGGAATCTGCCATTCCTCGAGCGCGTGTTTGCGGTCGGGGACGACCTGCTGGTGTTTGGGCGCGTCCAGTCCCTTCGCCCCCGCACCATGGACCATCCGGAAACGGAGAAGGTGGTCTCGGGGGACGAGGAGACCGTGCACCTGAATCGTTGGGTGCCGGTGTATCCCTTGACCGAGGGGCTGGCTCAACGCCCGCTGCGATCCCTGGTGTGGCAGGCGCTGCAGCAGTTCGGTGAACGGGTCGCGGAACCCCGTCCGGAACTCGGCCTTGCCGGTGGTGGGCTCCCGGTTCCGGAAGCCGCCGGGGAGCTATCGTTGCAGGGAACCTCAGAGCCGTGTCCTGCCCGGCGCGAGGCGCTTCGGGCGGTTCATTTCCCGGATTCTCCGGCGGCGGCCGCACGAGCCCGTCGTCGTCTGGCCCTCGACGAGTTTGTGGAATTGCAGTGGCGGCTCCTGAAGCGGCGCCGGCACCTGGAACGGCATGCCACGGCCCTGCCCTGTGCCGGCGACAACCGCTGGATGCGTCCATTCCTTGCCGGCGTCGGCTTTCCATTGACCGGTGCCCAGACCCGGGTGCTGCGTGAGATTCGAGCCGGGCTGCGTGGCCCCGTGCCCATGCGACGTCTGCTCCAGGGTGACGTCGGCTCCGGGAAAACCCTTGTGGCGCAGTGCGCGGCCCTGATGACGCTCGAGGCCGGCTTCAGCGTGGCGGTGATGGCCCCGACCGAAATTCTGGCGGGCCAGCTGGCCGATGGATTCCGGACCGCCCTGGCTCCGTTTGGGATCGAGGTCTCCCTCGTCACCGGGAGCCGGAAACCCGCCGCTGACGCCGGGGCCGGGCGGCCGATGCCCGACGGGACGCCTTCCGTGGTGGTGGGCACCCAGGCATTGATCCAGCCGGGATTTCAAATGGAGCGGCTGGGCCTGGTGATCATTGACGAGCAGCACAAATTCGGTGTCGCGGAACGGAATCGCCTCCTGCGCAAGGGACGCTACCCGCACCTGCTGGTGATGACGGCCACGCCGATCCCGCGCACCCTGGCCCTGACGGTTTACGGCGACCTCGATGTCAGCATCCTCGACGAGCTTCCCCCCGGCCGGCGCCCGGTCCGCACCCATGTGCGCTCGAGGGAGGCGCTGCCGAAGGTCTGGGAGTTCATCCGGACCGGGCTTGCCAGGGGACGCCAGGCCTACGTGGTCTACCCGCGGGTGGAAGGGGGGGAGGCGGTGCCGGAGGAGGTCAAGGCGGTGACGCGGGACTGGGAGCAGGTCCGCAGGGAGCTGGCGCCCCATGCCGTCGGCATGCTGCACGGACGCATGTCCGCGGCGGACAAATCCGCTGTGATGTTGGAGTTCCGCGAGGGCCGGCTGGGCGTTCTGCTCGCCACCTCCGTGGTGGAAGTCGGCCTCGATGTGCCCAATGCCACCATCATGCTGGTGGAGAACGCGGAGCGGTTCGGCCTGGCGCAACTGCATCAGCTGCGGGGTCGCATCGGACGCGGAGCCCACGAATCCCACTGCATCCTGGTTGCCGGTCCTGGAGCCACACCGGAGGGCGCGGAGCGGTTGGAGGTGGTGGCATCGTGTCCGGATGGCTTCGCGCTGGCCGAGGCGGATCTCCGGCTGCGGGGTCCCGGGGAGCTTGCGGGCCGCGATCAGAGCGGCGCCCCGCCGCTGCGGTTCGGCGACCTGCGTGAGGACCGCACCCTGGTGGAGTTTGCCCGTCAGCGGGTTCGCGCGGTGCTGGAGGCTTGA
- a CDS encoding NUDIX domain-containing protein: MKLPHAIATLLYGFNEQDEVLLMHRRRPPNEGLWSPPGGKLKADIGESPHACACREAHEELGMDLCPRDLRLTGIVSEHGYEGQRHWLMFLFEILPRLDRLPPAHDEGEFAFASREDLDRFAIPASDRECLWPAFWTHRGGFFAVHGRCRPDGPTVWTPEESRPARE, from the coding sequence ATGAAGCTGCCGCATGCCATCGCCACGCTGTTGTACGGCTTCAATGAACAGGATGAGGTGCTGTTGATGCATCGGCGGCGGCCCCCCAACGAAGGCTTGTGGTCGCCACCGGGCGGCAAGCTCAAGGCCGATATCGGGGAGTCCCCGCATGCCTGCGCCTGCCGGGAGGCCCACGAAGAACTCGGAATGGATCTTTGCCCCCGGGACCTGCGGCTGACAGGCATCGTCAGCGAGCACGGGTATGAGGGACAGCGTCACTGGCTGATGTTCCTCTTCGAGATCCTGCCGCGCCTGGACCGGCTGCCGCCGGCCCATGACGAGGGAGAATTTGCCTTCGCGTCCCGCGAGGACCTTGACCGCTTCGCAATCCCCGCGTCCGACCGCGAATGCCTCTGGCCTGCTTTTTGGACGCATCGCGGGGGATTTTTTGCGGTGCATGGACGGTGTCGTCCGGATGGGCCGACCGTGTGGACGCCGGAGGAGTCGCGTCCGGCCCGGGAGTGA
- the tadA gene encoding tRNA adenosine(34) deaminase TadA → MDADFDADHRFMGEALRQAARAAASGEVPVGAVIVREGRILARAGNQVELLKDATAHAEMLALTMAEQSTGDWRLNGCTLYVTKEPCPMCAGAMVHCRLDRVVFGAPDLRGGAAGGALNLLQFPTLNHQCEVNGGVRAEEAADMLRAFFAARRAGGDHGRPPG, encoded by the coding sequence ATGGACGCGGATTTCGACGCCGACCACCGGTTCATGGGCGAGGCCTTGCGCCAGGCGGCGCGGGCTGCGGCCTCGGGTGAAGTCCCCGTGGGCGCGGTCATAGTCCGGGAAGGACGCATCCTCGCGCGTGCCGGGAATCAAGTGGAATTGCTCAAGGACGCCACGGCCCATGCGGAGATGCTGGCCCTGACCATGGCGGAACAGTCCACGGGCGACTGGCGGCTCAACGGGTGCACGCTGTATGTCACCAAGGAACCGTGCCCCATGTGTGCCGGCGCGATGGTGCATTGCCGCCTCGACCGGGTCGTGTTCGGCGCCCCGGACCTCCGGGGCGGCGCCGCGGGCGGTGCCCTCAACCTGCTTCAGTTTCCCACGCTGAATCATCAATGCGAGGTGAACGGCGGTGTCCGGGCCGAAGAGGCTGCCGACATGCTCCGCGCGTTCTTTGCCGCGCGACGGGCGGGAGGCGATCACGGACGGCCCCCTGGGTGA
- a CDS encoding sugar phosphate isomerase/epimerase: MRFAICNEIFKDWPWERTCRFVREAGYGALEVAPFTLAPLVTAIDGARRSELRRTAEAAGLEISGIHWVLAYTEGFHVNHPDPEVRNRASDYLTAAVDFCADLGGHFLIFGSPRRRDLLEGVPREQGLAWTRTTFAKAIHRAESREVVICIEPLAPSETNFLNSVAEARELVEPVGSPAFQIMLDVKAMASEGPPIPSVIRSTGGRFAYFHANDVNLKGPGFGSVDFVPIAGALREVGYDGTVSVEVFDFEEGPERIATRSRETLRTAFGC; this comes from the coding sequence ATGCGTTTCGCGATCTGCAACGAGATCTTCAAGGACTGGCCGTGGGAGCGAACCTGCCGGTTTGTCCGGGAGGCAGGATACGGGGCTCTCGAAGTGGCCCCATTCACCCTGGCACCGCTGGTCACGGCCATTGACGGGGCCCGGCGAAGCGAATTGCGCCGCACCGCGGAGGCGGCCGGGTTGGAGATCTCTGGAATTCACTGGGTGCTGGCCTACACCGAGGGATTCCATGTGAACCATCCCGACCCGGAAGTTCGGAACCGGGCCTCGGACTACCTGACGGCCGCGGTGGATTTTTGTGCGGACCTCGGCGGTCATTTTTTGATCTTTGGCTCCCCCAGGCGGCGCGATCTGCTGGAGGGCGTTCCGCGGGAGCAGGGCCTGGCGTGGACCCGCACCACCTTCGCCAAAGCCATCCACCGGGCGGAATCGCGCGAGGTCGTGATCTGCATCGAACCTCTGGCTCCCTCGGAGACCAACTTCCTCAACAGCGTCGCGGAGGCGCGCGAGTTGGTGGAGCCGGTCGGGTCCCCAGCATTCCAGATCATGCTCGATGTCAAGGCCATGGCCAGTGAAGGGCCCCCGATCCCCTCGGTGATCCGGTCCACGGGCGGCCGCTTCGCCTATTTCCATGCCAATGATGTGAACCTCAAGGGTCCCGGGTTTGGGTCGGTGGATTTTGTGCCCATTGCCGGGGCCCTCCGGGAGGTGGGGTATGACGGGACGGTGTCGGTGGAGGTGTTCGATTTCGAAGAGGGCCCGGAACGAATTGCCACGCGGAGTCGCGAGACGCTCCGGACCGCCTTTGGTTGCTGA
- a CDS encoding methyltransferase domain-containing protein, with the protein MGARLVLFDIDGTLIRTGGAGVRAFARVADRLYGIPDGVNGLRFHGRTDGAIVSEFLRAHALPDTPSERQRFLDAYVFLLDEALRGHSGELCPGVAALMQSVADLEAPPVMGLLTGNIRLGAGLKLAAHGLAESFVLGAFGDDHPDRNELARIAMARGSAHFGSPLSGDDVVVVGDTRADIECAQAIGARCVAVATGGDPMPDLLEHSPSLALESLDGVSWDRLLTAGELEGRPVDWESLYQAGDTRWDHGAPAPGLEDFLAAWPAGLERGGRVLVPGCGRGHDALAWAAAGFRVSALDLSATAIAAARRLVPPGLPVTFRVGDFLRQRPRQRVDWLFEHTLFCAIPPAQRDAYVRAVERWVRPGGHFLAVHYLQPRDAAGPPFGVSVAEVRRRFESGFERVREWVPRSHPYRCGRERAFLWRRRFNDKALALNS; encoded by the coding sequence GTGGGAGCGCGGCTCGTGCTGTTCGACATTGATGGAACCCTGATCCGGACTGGAGGGGCCGGGGTGCGGGCTTTTGCCCGAGTCGCCGACCGTTTGTACGGGATTCCCGACGGCGTGAACGGGCTGCGATTTCACGGACGGACCGACGGGGCGATCGTCAGCGAGTTTCTCCGGGCTCATGCCCTGCCTGACACGCCGTCCGAGCGGCAGCGTTTCCTGGATGCCTACGTGTTTCTTCTGGATGAAGCCCTGCGCGGGCATTCCGGGGAATTGTGCCCGGGGGTGGCGGCCCTGATGCAGTCGGTTGCGGACCTGGAGGCACCCCCGGTCATGGGGCTGCTGACGGGAAACATCCGGCTGGGTGCGGGGCTCAAGCTGGCGGCGCACGGGCTTGCGGAGTCGTTCGTGCTGGGTGCCTTCGGGGACGATCACCCCGATCGGAACGAGCTGGCCCGGATTGCGATGGCCCGGGGCTCGGCGCACTTCGGAAGTCCGTTGTCGGGTGACGACGTGGTGGTGGTGGGCGACACGCGTGCCGACATTGAGTGTGCTCAGGCCATCGGGGCACGGTGCGTTGCCGTGGCGACGGGGGGCGATCCGATGCCGGACCTCCTCGAACATTCCCCGAGCCTCGCGTTGGAATCGCTCGACGGGGTCTCGTGGGATCGTTTGCTGACCGCGGGAGAGCTTGAGGGGCGTCCGGTGGACTGGGAATCGCTGTACCAGGCGGGCGACACGCGATGGGACCACGGGGCACCGGCCCCGGGGTTGGAGGATTTCCTGGCGGCGTGGCCCGCCGGCCTGGAGCGCGGCGGCCGCGTGCTGGTGCCGGGATGTGGCCGGGGACACGACGCACTGGCGTGGGCCGCCGCGGGATTTCGAGTCAGCGCCCTGGACCTCTCGGCGACCGCGATTGCCGCGGCCCGGCGCCTGGTGCCACCGGGTCTTCCCGTCACCTTCCGGGTGGGCGACTTCCTGCGGCAACGGCCGCGGCAGCGTGTGGACTGGCTCTTCGAGCACACCCTGTTCTGCGCCATTCCTCCCGCACAACGCGACGCCTACGTGCGGGCCGTGGAGCGATGGGTGCGTCCGGGCGGCCATTTCCTCGCCGTTCACTACCTGCAACCCCGCGACGCTGCCGGCCCGCCGTTCGGGGTGTCGGTGGCGGAGGTCCGCCGACGGTTTGAGTCCGGCTTCGAACGGGTTCGCGAGTGGGTTCCCCGGTCCCATCCCTACCGTTGCGGTCGCGAGCGGGCGTTTCTTTGGCGGCGGCGATTCAATGACAAAGCGCTTGCCTTGAACTCGTAA